From Desmodus rotundus isolate HL8 chromosome 12, HLdesRot8A.1, whole genome shotgun sequence, one genomic window encodes:
- the SYCN gene encoding syncollin — translation MSPLCPLLLVLALVAVPGVRGACPAAADLKNPDGTKTCAKLYDKSDPYYENCCAGAELAIEPGTDLPFLPSGWTNVISSLVVAPRCELTVWSRRGKDGKSRKFTAGAYPRLEEYRRGIFSHWSNAISSIYCRCY, via the exons ATGTCCCCGCTGTGCCCACTGCTGCTGGTCCTCGCCCTGGTGGCCGTCCCTGGCGTCCGAGGCGCCTGCCCCGCGGCTGCTGACCTCAAGAACCCCGATGGGACGAAGACCTGCGCCAAGCTCTATGACAAGAGCGACCCTTACTATGAGAACTGCTGCGCAGGCGCCGAGCTGGCCATAGAACCGGGCACAGacctccccttcctgccttctgGCTGGACGAACGTCATCTCCTCGCTCGTGGTGGCCCCGCGCTGCGAGCTCACCGTGTGGTCCCGCCGCGGCAAGGACGGCAAGTCTCGCAAGTTCACGGCCGGCGCCTACCCGCGCCTTGAAGAGTACCGCCGGGGCATCTTCAGCCACTGGTCCAACGCCATCTCCTCCATCTACTGCAG GTGTTACTGA